The Corynebacterium felinum DNA segment GTCCACTGCTATACGGGCAAGATCGAATCCATCTTCGCCCCCACCCACGGTGGTGAGAATAAAAGGCGACGGTGCTATGTCTGCTTTGCGGTCGATAATCTGTCGCCCCGTGGAAAGATAGCCGGTGTATTTAATTTTATCGGCCAACTCAACTGGTATTTCACCAGTTGCGATGGGATCGTGAATATTTCGATCCCCATACACCCAGATGGAATCCACCAGATCATGGATCAAAGTGATATCGCCGAGTCGATCCCATTCCGCGCGGGCCACCTCCGGCGAGTCGAGTACTTCACGCAAACCCAGCACGATATGGGTATGGGGGTGTTCTTGCTTCAGCGCGATCAAAGGCTCTTTGAGTTCTTCCCACACGCCAAAAATATGACGGTCGATCACGACGATATCTGGCTGGTAGCTCAGCAAGGTGGATGCGATGATAGCTGAGCGCAGCTGGATCAGATGCGGGGTATCTTCGTTGAGGTTGCGGGCTTGGTAGCCGCCCTCACCTTTAGCAATGCCAGGTACTGCAACCCAATCGAAACCTGCCGGCAAGGTAAACAGATTGGTGGGCGTAAGCCCAGACAAGAGCAGGCCGGAAACATTCGGGATCGCTTGCGCGATGTGGTGTGCGAGTGCCAAATTTCGGCGGACGTGCCCTAGCCCTTGCGAATCATGGCTGTACATCAGCACCCGTGTCGGGGTGATAGTCATGGTATTAAGCCTTACCTAAAATATCCTTGACCACTTATGGGCAAGGGAAAGAGAAAAGAGAAAAAATGCAAATTTGTTGTTTTGTTTTATCCCTACTTACGTATCTTTTTCAGCTTAGGTAGATTTTTTGCTGGCCTGCAAATAAGCGCTGGGCGATAATGAAAAACTGC contains these protein-coding regions:
- a CDS encoding glycosyltransferase family protein gives rise to the protein MTITPTRVLMYSHDSQGLGHVRRNLALAHHIAQAIPNVSGLLLSGLTPTNLFTLPAGFDWVAVPGIAKGEGGYQARNLNEDTPHLIQLRSAIIASTLLSYQPDIVVIDRHIFGVWEELKEPLIALKQEHPHTHIVLGLREVLDSPEVARAEWDRLGDITLIHDLVDSIWVYGDRNIHDPIATGEIPVELADKIKYTGYLSTGRQIIDRKADIAPSPFILTTVGGGEDGFDLARIAVDMKVPAGHRHVIVAGPQLDDYRFQVLSRAANMRRDVEVIKSWPGLASQIARAAAVISMGGYNTTAEILATDTPAMIVPREVPRREQLIRARSLAAVGMVEYTRMQDLSSQVLGRWAARAVGKKINRAPIARHGLATVAQFALDCVRDARIEVLS